A window of the Virgibacillus pantothenticus genome harbors these coding sequences:
- a CDS encoding NAD(P)/FAD-dependent oxidoreductase, translating to MNLNKPKIVVLGAGYAGLTTTKRLMQKLSPEQAEIVLVNKHNYHYESTWLHEVAAGTINPNQARVIISDVINPNKVRLVFDSVTKIDKDNQRVILENSELEYDYLVVALGFESNDFGIKGMAEHAFAIEDIDSSRLISEHIEYQFAKYRSGEDVDEHSLNILVGGAGFTGIEFVGELAERVPQLCKKYDIDRNKVRIINVEAAPSILPMFDKELVAYAKKSLEDRGVEIKIGAPISECTEEGFIVGEDKELIKAGTIVWTGGVKGSSVLGDSGFELTKGKVNVNGDLRMPGEENIFVIGDCSWVWDHEADRPYPPTAQLAMQEADVVAANLVALLNNEPLTDFVFNSKGTVASLGHSDGIGNVFNDYKLKGKAAAAMKKVVDNRSLFLMGGPKLVLKKGKFRPF from the coding sequence ATGAATCTAAATAAACCAAAGATAGTGGTGTTGGGGGCAGGGTACGCTGGGCTAACGACAACAAAACGCTTAATGCAAAAGCTGTCTCCTGAACAAGCAGAAATCGTTTTAGTAAACAAGCATAACTACCATTATGAATCTACCTGGTTACATGAAGTAGCTGCAGGTACGATTAATCCAAACCAAGCACGTGTTATTATAAGTGATGTTATTAATCCAAATAAAGTACGACTTGTATTTGATTCTGTAACTAAAATCGATAAAGATAATCAACGCGTCATTTTAGAAAACAGTGAACTGGAATATGATTACCTTGTTGTTGCGCTTGGATTTGAGTCCAATGATTTTGGTATTAAAGGAATGGCGGAACATGCATTTGCCATTGAAGATATTGATTCCAGCCGCTTGATTAGTGAACACATAGAATACCAATTTGCAAAATACAGATCAGGCGAAGACGTTGACGAGCATAGCTTAAATATTCTGGTTGGTGGAGCTGGATTTACAGGTATTGAATTTGTTGGTGAGCTTGCAGAACGTGTGCCACAATTATGTAAGAAATATGATATTGACCGTAATAAAGTAAGAATTATTAACGTAGAGGCTGCCCCGTCCATCCTGCCAATGTTTGATAAAGAATTAGTTGCTTATGCGAAGAAATCATTGGAAGATCGTGGTGTGGAAATCAAAATTGGCGCACCTATTTCAGAATGTACCGAAGAAGGGTTTATTGTTGGTGAAGATAAAGAATTAATTAAAGCCGGTACGATTGTTTGGACAGGCGGGGTAAAGGGAAGCTCTGTGTTAGGAGATTCTGGCTTTGAATTGACGAAAGGTAAAGTAAATGTCAACGGTGATTTACGCATGCCAGGTGAAGAGAATATCTTCGTTATAGGAGATTGTTCATGGGTTTGGGATCATGAAGCAGATCGCCCGTATCCGCCAACTGCTCAATTAGCTATGCAAGAGGCAGATGTGGTAGCAGCAAACTTGGTTGCTTTATTAAACAATGAACCGTTAACTGATTTTGTCTTTAACAGCAAGGGAACAGTTGCTTCGCTTGGACATTCGGATGGTATTGGGAATGTTTTTAATGATTACAAACTTAAAGGAAAAGCAGCTGCAGCAATGAAAAAGGTAGTAGATAATCGTTCTCTATTCCTTATGGGTGGACCAAAATTAGTACT
- the uraA gene encoding uracil permease has translation MTQHKEIQVDERLPLLTSLPLSIQHLFAMFGSTVLVPILFGVNPATILMMNGLGTLIYLFITKGKIPAYLGSSFAFISPVSAVLADYAGGEGYGYVLGGFLAVGVILCLVAFVVKLAGTNWIDVIFPPAAMGAIVSVIGLELVPTAAEMAGWIAPAGADDTWTINTDTAIVALLTLLITIICWVTLRGFLKIIPILIGIIAGYIIAYFFGLVDFTAVREASWLSVPEFYQMKFDWGAILTILPAAIVLVPEHIGHLFVTGNIVKKDLTKNPGLDRSLAGNGISTIISSFFGSTPNTTYGENIGVLAITRVYSTWIIGMAAVIAIILSFVGKLAALISSIPTAVMGGISLLLFGIIAASGLRMLVEANVDYNRSQNLILSSVVLVIGVSGTTVEIGSVALSGMGLATIVAILLSIFFKVLDIFKVSNES, from the coding sequence TTGACACAACATAAAGAAATTCAAGTAGATGAGCGTTTGCCTTTATTAACGAGCTTACCACTTAGTATTCAACATTTATTCGCCATGTTTGGCTCAACAGTGCTTGTCCCGATATTGTTTGGAGTGAATCCGGCAACGATCTTGATGATGAATGGGCTCGGTACGTTAATTTATTTGTTTATTACAAAAGGAAAAATCCCCGCCTATTTAGGCTCTAGTTTCGCATTTATCTCCCCTGTTTCCGCAGTTTTGGCAGATTATGCTGGTGGAGAAGGTTATGGCTATGTTTTAGGTGGATTTTTAGCAGTGGGGGTTATTCTTTGCCTCGTTGCTTTTGTAGTTAAACTTGCTGGAACAAACTGGATTGATGTGATATTTCCACCAGCAGCTATGGGCGCAATTGTTTCCGTTATTGGATTAGAACTTGTCCCTACTGCTGCAGAAATGGCTGGCTGGATTGCTCCAGCTGGTGCAGATGACACATGGACGATTAATACAGATACAGCGATCGTAGCATTGCTTACCTTATTAATAACGATCATTTGCTGGGTGACACTACGTGGGTTCTTAAAAATCATCCCTATATTAATTGGTATTATAGCAGGCTATATCATTGCCTATTTTTTCGGACTCGTCGATTTTACAGCTGTACGTGAAGCAAGCTGGCTTTCCGTGCCAGAATTTTATCAAATGAAATTCGATTGGGGGGCTATTTTAACTATCTTACCAGCTGCCATCGTTCTTGTTCCTGAACATATTGGTCACCTTTTCGTAACAGGAAACATCGTAAAAAAAGACTTGACCAAAAATCCAGGGCTTGACCGTTCCCTAGCTGGGAATGGAATTTCTACGATTATTTCCAGCTTTTTTGGTTCAACACCAAATACAACATACGGCGAAAATATTGGTGTCTTAGCTATTACAAGAGTATATTCCACATGGATAATCGGTATGGCTGCAGTAATCGCAATTATATTATCGTTTGTCGGCAAGCTTGCAGCACTAATCTCTTCTATTCCTACAGCTGTTATGGGAGGTATATCCTTACTTCTATTTGGGATCATCGCAGCAAGTGGATTACGCATGTTAGTAGAAGCAAATGTCGATTATAATCGTTCACAAAATCTGATTCTATCCAGCGTTGTGCTTGTAATTGGTGTTAGTGGTACGACTGTTGAAATCGGTTCTGTAGCATTATCAGGCATGGGACTAGCTACGATTGTCGCTATTTTACTGAGCATCTTCTTTAAAGTATTGGATATTTTCAAAGTATCAAATGAAAGCTAG
- a CDS encoding cation:proton antiporter translates to MTEYHLLLLLIIGYLVFSMDKKQNYFPVPVVLVLLGVVLSVIPFFQGVIITKEMLFTFFLPALLFISAYQFSMQAWQKNKLIISSLSSIGLFLQVIILGLFIYIIGNGFLSISFIAALLIASLLTPTDPVSVVNILKQASSDKEDVADIVEGESMLNDGTSIVVFTVLLQMYGQQASVHWLDFTQEFILVSFGGVVVGIAFGWLMSKAVHFTHHRQYQVMLSIIVAYGSFYLGEALHVSGVLATVTAGMMLSYEFGKNIKEAHFRESLDGFWGIVEPTLLSIIFLLIGIQATEYLQFSEWTLAFFVFVCTLLVRFMVITGMTQLHPAWRKMITVKDSGVIAWAGIKGTMSVALVLGLEATLGADHFIVSLTFVVIILSFVVQSIGVYPIMKKLNSKGMSSSS, encoded by the coding sequence TTGACGGAATACCATCTTCTGCTATTGTTGATTATTGGCTATCTTGTTTTTTCAATGGATAAAAAACAAAACTATTTTCCTGTTCCTGTTGTACTTGTTTTACTAGGAGTTGTTTTGTCAGTAATTCCTTTTTTTCAAGGGGTTATCATAACGAAAGAAATGCTGTTCACATTCTTTCTCCCTGCTTTATTGTTTATTTCCGCTTATCAATTTTCCATGCAAGCTTGGCAAAAAAATAAGTTGATTATCAGCAGCTTAAGTTCTATTGGTTTGTTTTTGCAGGTTATTATACTTGGTTTATTCATTTATATTATCGGAAATGGATTTCTCTCCATCTCTTTTATAGCTGCATTATTAATAGCATCGCTATTAACGCCAACCGATCCTGTTTCTGTTGTAAATATATTAAAACAAGCTTCTAGTGATAAGGAGGATGTAGCTGATATAGTAGAAGGTGAATCTATGTTAAATGATGGCACAAGCATTGTTGTGTTTACCGTTTTATTACAGATGTATGGACAGCAAGCGAGTGTCCATTGGCTAGATTTTACGCAAGAATTTATTCTCGTTTCGTTTGGCGGAGTAGTGGTTGGCATTGCTTTTGGTTGGCTCATGAGCAAAGCTGTCCATTTTACCCATCATCGCCAATATCAAGTTATGCTTAGTATCATTGTAGCTTATGGAAGTTTTTATTTAGGGGAAGCATTGCATGTCTCCGGGGTGTTGGCAACCGTCACGGCAGGGATGATGCTTTCTTATGAATTTGGGAAAAATATAAAAGAGGCGCATTTTCGTGAATCACTTGATGGTTTTTGGGGAATTGTTGAACCAACTTTATTATCCATAATCTTTTTACTAATTGGCATTCAGGCAACAGAATATCTCCAGTTTTCTGAATGGACGCTTGCATTTTTTGTCTTTGTATGTACGCTGTTAGTAAGGTTTATGGTTATAACGGGAATGACGCAGCTACACCCTGCATGGAGAAAAATGATTACGGTTAAAGATAGTGGAGTGATTGCATGGGCAGGGATTAAAGGAACGATGTCTGTTGCTTTAGTGCTTGGTTTGGAAGCAACATTGGGAGCAGACCATTTTATTGTCTCATTAACTTTTGTGGTAATTATATTATCCTTTGTTGTCCAAAGCATCGGTGTCTATCCAATCATGAAGAAATTAAATAGCAAGGGAATGTCTTCCAGCTCATAA
- a CDS encoding sodium/glutamate symporter — protein sequence MTANQVGFAFLYVAAFLLLGKWVRIRVSWLQNLFLPSSIIGGFLALILGPQVLGKLVSMFVSEDSFWVNGIFPESVTTVWSDLPGLLINVVFASLFLGASIPGLRKIWNYGGPQLAFGWTIGWGQYVIGILLAILVLSPVFGLPPLTGALIEVAFEGGHGTAAGLAGTFEEIGFAEGYDLSVGLATIGILSGVIVGIILINWAVRKGKTNVIKDVQGFSDLRKQGIMEFENRDPAAKMTVRPESIEPLSLHFALVGLSVLVGYLLLQALIWLESIIIGPFTDTTFMTYIPLFPLAMIGGILVQLFFNKVDNAQIVDRNMINRIQGFALDILILTAIGTVSIDVISDYIVPFLLLATAGILWNVFGLLVLAPKIIPSYWFERGIGDFGQSMGITATGLLLMRIVDPRSETPAFEGFGYKQLVYEPFLGGGLVTALSIPLIYQFGAIPFLIFAIIMSLIGALVGLLYFGKR from the coding sequence ATGACAGCAAACCAAGTTGGATTTGCCTTTTTGTATGTAGCGGCTTTTTTGCTATTAGGAAAATGGGTACGAATCCGTGTTTCATGGTTGCAAAATTTATTTTTACCATCTTCTATTATTGGAGGCTTTTTAGCTTTAATCCTTGGTCCGCAAGTTCTTGGAAAGCTAGTAAGCATGTTTGTTTCAGAAGATTCGTTTTGGGTGAACGGAATTTTTCCAGAATCAGTGACTACTGTATGGAGTGATTTACCAGGGTTATTAATAAATGTTGTATTTGCTTCGTTATTTCTTGGAGCGTCCATCCCTGGACTACGAAAAATCTGGAACTATGGTGGCCCGCAATTAGCTTTTGGCTGGACCATTGGCTGGGGGCAGTATGTCATTGGTATTTTGTTAGCCATCCTTGTGTTAAGCCCTGTGTTTGGCTTACCGCCGTTAACTGGTGCGCTAATTGAAGTGGCGTTTGAAGGCGGACACGGGACTGCAGCTGGCTTAGCCGGAACGTTTGAAGAAATAGGATTTGCAGAAGGTTATGATTTGTCTGTAGGTCTAGCTACAATAGGAATATTGTCAGGAGTAATTGTAGGAATTATTTTAATTAATTGGGCGGTTAGAAAAGGAAAAACCAATGTGATTAAAGATGTACAAGGCTTTTCTGATTTACGAAAGCAAGGAATTATGGAATTTGAAAATCGAGATCCTGCAGCCAAAATGACGGTACGACCAGAATCAATTGAACCGCTGTCTTTACATTTTGCATTGGTTGGCTTATCTGTGCTAGTCGGGTATTTACTTTTACAAGCGTTAATATGGTTGGAATCTATCATCATCGGTCCATTTACAGATACAACATTTATGACCTATATTCCATTATTTCCATTAGCTATGATTGGCGGGATTTTGGTTCAACTATTTTTCAATAAAGTGGACAATGCACAAATTGTAGATCGGAATATGATTAATCGTATTCAAGGCTTTGCATTGGATATACTTATTTTAACAGCTATTGGAACAGTATCGATTGATGTCATTAGTGATTATATTGTTCCGTTTCTTTTATTAGCAACAGCCGGTATTTTATGGAATGTTTTTGGTCTTTTAGTGTTAGCACCAAAAATTATTCCTTCATACTGGTTTGAACGAGGGATTGGAGATTTTGGGCAGTCTATGGGGATCACTGCAACTGGTCTATTATTAATGCGAATTGTGGATCCTAGAAGTGAAACACCAGCATTTGAAGGGTTTGGGTATAAGCAGCTTGTGTATGAGCCATTCCTTGGGGGCGGACTGGTAACAGCTCTTTCCATACCACTTATTTATCAGTTTGGTGCGATACCATTTTTAATTTTTGCTATTATCATGAGCCTCATCGGTGCTTTAGTTGGCTTGCTATATTTTGGCAAAAGATAA
- a CDS encoding AMP-binding enzyme has protein sequence MQQTEVRVINHKGEDVTPNGMEIGDIIVKGNGALQHAEHQQTLGDGWIFTGDKGTVDEHGRIHVQEARKDIPQATGAISTAYLEQILLQHPSIQEAAVIPVPHKEKGEIAHAFIVLKEKKAAISEEALISFCEQHSEDSTYPSRISIVDDLPKTSSGKILKVELRNRL, from the coding sequence ATGCAACAAACAGAAGTCCGTGTCATTAATCATAAAGGGGAAGATGTAACACCAAACGGCATGGAAATTGGCGATATTATTGTAAAGGGGAATGGTGCATTACAGCATGCGGAACACCAGCAAACGCTGGGGGATGGTTGGATTTTCACGGGAGATAAAGGAACCGTAGATGAACATGGTCGTATTCATGTACAAGAAGCTCGAAAAGATATTCCGCAGGCAACTGGTGCAATTTCTACAGCTTATTTGGAACAAATTTTATTGCAGCATCCATCTATACAAGAAGCCGCAGTAATCCCTGTGCCGCATAAAGAAAAGGGAGAAATTGCGCACGCTTTTATTGTCCTTAAGGAAAAAAAAGCTGCAATCTCCGAAGAAGCACTTATTTCATTTTGTGAACAACATTCAGAAGATTCTACCTATCCATCCAGAATTTCAATTGTAGATGATTTGCCGAAAACATCGAGCGGAAAAATATTAAAAGTAGAATTAAGAAACAGACTCTAA